In the Setaria italica strain Yugu1 chromosome VI, Setaria_italica_v2.0, whole genome shotgun sequence genome, one interval contains:
- the LOC101753572 gene encoding LOW QUALITY PROTEIN: tryptamine benzoyltransferase 1-like (The sequence of the model RefSeq protein was modified relative to this genomic sequence to represent the inferred CDS: inserted 3 bases in 3 codons; deleted 2 bases in 2 codons) — MLKPAYSTPHPLALREAPLTVFDRAAFDTFVPTVLAYRAGAARQPALKAGLLRAVAAPPHLAGRLANDDQGRLFVHVNNEGVLVVEAAVSGDMAVVLAAGVAAHDHFSELYPPIPEEKIGAAVLQVKLNRFKCGGFLIGIICHHHVADGQSMSAFLTMWVAAVRADHNGDDFAAARSPFLDRAATAVPCSPPMPAYRSVEFKGGSGASRSYAVVXRDEIKNLKVSXTFQCLLAHVWKRITAARGLNPETFSQVRVAVNCRGRADPPVPADFFGNMVLWAFPRLRVGDLLGSSYGGVVGAIRDAVARVDGGYIQSFVDFGAAADAGGERVAATTARRGTMLCPDLEVDSWLGFQFHQTDLGTGXPCAFVAPDLPVDGLMVFMPSATAKGGVDLFIGLVEGHVEEFHRICYSGLIGAGPNLIFRYWAGVIKWTRLGTVQRVNKLIVM; from the exons CACCGCTGACTGTCTTCGACCGCGCGGCCTTCGACACCTTCGTGCCCACCGTGCTCGCGtac cgcgccggcgccgcccgacaACCAGCGCTCAAGGCGGGCCTCCTCAGGGCCGTCGCCgcgccacctcacctcgccggccgcctggCCAACGACGACCAGGGCCGGCTGTTCGTCCACGTCAACAATGAAGGCGTCCTTGTGGTGGAGGCAGCTGTGTCCGGCGACATGGCCGTCGttctcgccgccggcgtggctgCTCACGACCACTTCAGCGAGCTGTACCCACCTATCCCAGAG GAGAAGATTGGGGCGGCGGTGCTGCAAGTAAAGCTCAACCGCTTCAAGTGCGGCGGCTTCCTCATCGGCATCATCTGCCACCACCACGTCGCCGACGGCCAATCCATGAGCGCCTTCCTGACCATGTGGGTGGCGGCGGTACGAGCGGATCACAACGGTGACGACTTTGCCGCCGCCCGTTCGCCATTCCTCGACCGTGCGGCAACCGCCGTGCCCTGTAGCCCACCAATGCCGGCATACCGCTCCGTCGAGTTCAAGGGTGGCAGCGGCGCCTCCAGGTCCTACGCCGTCG ATAGGGACGAGATCAAGAACCTAAAGGTAT TCACGTTCCAGTGCCTCCTCGCGCACGTGTGGAAGAGGATCACGGCGGCGCGGGGCTTGAACCCGGAGACCTTCTCGCAGGTGAGGGTGGCGGTGAACTGCCGGGGCAGGGCCGACCCTCCAGTGCCGGCGGACTTCTTCGGCAACATGGTGCTATGGGCGTTCCCGAGGCTCCGGGTCGGGGACCTCCTGGGCTCGAGCTACGGCGGCGTGGTCGGCGCGATCCGCGACGCCGTGGCGCGCGTCGACGGCGGGTACATCCAGTCCTTCGTTGActtcggggcggcggcggacgccggcggggagcgggtcgcggcgacgacggcg cgccggggcaCGATGCTGTGCCCGGACCTGGAGGTGGACAGCTGGCTGGGGTTCCAGTTCCACCAGACGGACCTCGGCACCG CGCCGTGTGCGTTCGTGGCGCCGGACCTGCCCGTGGACGGGTTGATGGTCTTCATGCCGTCGGCCACGGCGAAGGGCGGCGTCGACCTGTTCATCGGCCTCGTCgagggtcacgtcgaggagttCCACAGAATCTGCTACTCTGGATTGATCGGTGCAGGGCCCAATCTTATATTCCGTTACTGGGCTGGT GTGATTAAATGGACACGGCTAGGTACTGTGCAGCGTGTAAACAAGCTAATAGTCATGTAG